Below is a genomic region from Methanosphaera sp. ISO3-F5.
CCATAGAAGCACGTATGCTTCGATATAGAAAATATTTAAGATCAGAGGTTGCTAAAACACTATTTAGATAGTTTTGGAGGAGAATTAAATGGAAGAAAGCATTATGGATATTATCACATCTTTCGGGTTCTCTTCTCCAGAAGCATTCATTGCATTGTTAGTAATGGTACTAGCTGTAATTGGGGCAATTGTAGTAGTAATCACAATTAGACCTTTATTAGAATACTATCCATATACGTATCCTAATGCAAGGATTAGAGCAAAAATTGGTAAAATCTTAAGTGAAAAACAAATCACTGAATTAGCAGAAACCGAAAACCTCGACGAAGTAAAAAACTACCTAAGAGGACACAGAGATTATGCTAAATATGTAGATCAATATCCAATTGAACAAGCATTAGATGCTAACCTAGCCGAATCATATGATACATTAGCAAAAGTATCACCTGCAACATTAAAACCAACATTCAATATCTTATTAGACCAATGGGATATTAAAAACATAAAAAGTGTTTTAGTTGCAAAAGAAGCACAATTAAACGAAGAAGAAACTCGTGAATTATTAGTGCCTTACGGTGTATTAAAAGATGATCACGACAAAATGATTGAAGCTAATACAGTTCAAGAATTAATCGTAGCTCTTGAAGGAACACCTTACGCTAGAATA
It encodes:
- a CDS encoding V-type ATP synthase subunit C yields the protein MEESIMDIITSFGFSSPEAFIALLVMVLAVIGAIVVVITIRPLLEYYPYTYPNARIRAKIGKILSEKQITELAETENLDEVKNYLRGHRDYAKYVDQYPIEQALDANLAESYDTLAKVSPATLKPTFNILLDQWDIKNIKSVLVAKEAQLNEEETRELLVPYGVLKDDHDKMIEANTVQELIVALEGTPYARILEEALPDYNENKTLLTLESALDNYYYERLLVKSSSQEDENTRMLHSYVGTKIDIATLKIILRAKADGLAYDQIKPYVISRGYKLRDWKLKELMESEDLNSLLSSIESSEYGSVVADHIPEFNATNSIAVFDEALDAYERKMADNIFKKKPFGIGPIVGFINKKEIEIKNLKVIARSKRGPVLASSEIKEMLL